One genomic segment of Aminivibrio sp. includes these proteins:
- a CDS encoding glycine/betaine/sarcosine/D-proline family reductase selenoprotein B — protein MNGKKWRVVCFINQFFGQIGGEDMAHVGFSVKNEAVGPAKLFETLMKDECEVVGTVICGDNYFAENTETAVGEGVELVKNLEPDLFIAGPAFNAGRYGISCGNMVSAVGKTLGIPTVTAMYPENPAVELFRKDTYIVKTGIMSSELRKTAPQMVSIGLRLLRQEPIGSAMSEGYIIRDIILNEEQEENAAVRAINMVLKKIKGDPFESELLPPNFDIVEPAQPVSDLKKVKLALVSDGGLIPESNPDKLKPNGSTTWGQYNWESLIGEKHFVIHSGYDGTSVLELPYRLFPWDALQELVKEGRLGSLDTDVFVACGNCASVAASQEKGRRIAEALEKRGVTAAILTSTUGTSTRCGATIAKEIERAGIPVTQICAVVDIAKSVGASRILRGFAITCPVGNPTLGEADEKRLRRRYVEKALEMLARPGQRGMVEDLI, from the coding sequence ATGAACGGCAAAAAATGGAGAGTCGTCTGTTTCATCAATCAGTTTTTCGGCCAGATCGGCGGAGAAGATATGGCCCACGTAGGTTTCAGCGTGAAGAACGAAGCTGTCGGCCCTGCCAAACTTTTTGAGACCCTGATGAAAGATGAATGTGAAGTGGTGGGAACGGTCATCTGCGGCGATAATTATTTCGCTGAAAACACGGAAACTGCTGTTGGGGAAGGTGTTGAACTTGTAAAAAACCTCGAGCCCGACCTGTTTATCGCAGGCCCCGCGTTCAATGCCGGTCGATATGGAATCAGCTGCGGAAATATGGTTTCGGCTGTTGGTAAAACCCTAGGTATTCCCACCGTCACGGCCATGTATCCTGAAAACCCTGCAGTAGAGCTTTTTCGCAAGGACACCTATATTGTAAAAACAGGCATAATGTCGTCAGAACTAAGAAAAACTGCGCCCCAGATGGTCAGCATTGGGCTTCGTCTGCTTCGTCAGGAGCCCATCGGCAGCGCGATGTCCGAGGGCTATATCATCCGGGATATTATCCTCAACGAGGAGCAGGAAGAAAATGCAGCGGTGCGCGCAATAAATATGGTGCTGAAGAAAATTAAGGGAGATCCCTTCGAGAGTGAACTGCTGCCTCCCAATTTTGACATAGTGGAGCCTGCACAGCCCGTCTCCGATCTCAAAAAAGTCAAATTGGCTCTTGTATCGGACGGTGGACTTATCCCGGAATCAAATCCCGATAAGCTCAAGCCGAATGGAAGTACTACCTGGGGGCAATACAACTGGGAGAGCCTCATTGGGGAAAAGCATTTCGTTATCCATAGCGGGTATGACGGAACATCGGTTCTCGAATTGCCTTACCGCCTTTTCCCTTGGGATGCGCTGCAGGAGTTGGTAAAAGAAGGCAGGCTTGGTTCACTGGATACGGATGTTTTTGTAGCCTGCGGTAATTGTGCATCGGTAGCCGCCTCACAGGAGAAGGGACGCCGGATTGCAGAGGCCCTGGAAAAGAGAGGTGTCACTGCGGCCATTTTGACATCCACCTGAGGAACAAGTACTCGTTGCGGTGCAACGATTGCAAAAGAGATTGAAAGAGCGGGAATTCCGGTAACCCAGATCTGTGCTGTTGTGGACATCGCGAAGTCTGTGGGGGCTTCCAGAATACTGCGTGGGTTTGCAATTACATGCCCGGTGGGAAATCCCACCCTGGGAGAAGCCGATGAAAAAAGACTCCGGCGCCGCTATGTGGAAAAAGCCCTGGAAATGCTTGCCAGGCCAGGACAGAGGGGCATGGTTGAAGACCTGATCTAG
- the xylB gene encoding xylulokinase, translating into MRKKLLGIDLGTGGCKTTFIDLDGNICASSFKEYPSEHHRPGWSEQDPSLWINALLDTVKDCKSQMSDGFSGVICLAVTASTHNAVLLDKHGEVIRRCIMWNDQRSGSQCESLKQQYDETIFRIGMQRPTPTWTLPQLMWVRENEPENYAKIDRIMFTKDYVRSWLTGDFCTDVVDAQGSLLYDAREMKWSPELCGMIGLPLHTLPEIRLSKEIVGHVQAEAARLTGLPEGLPVIAGCSDTAAEDFSAGATKVGQIIVKLATAGNVNVVADMPNPHSKTFTYPYSIEGLWYTVTATNSCASAYRWLRDSLYCGDKAACEKNGEEVYRLMDEEASSVPLGARGLIFHPFLLGERCPYFNPKARGDFFGLSMVHSRPHFARALLEGVAFSLYDCLQVLADFNRNLEDIAIIGGGAKSPLWSQIICDVFGLEVKFPRNAESSYGGALLAGVGAGVFQSEYEAAEKCIKMNKTYVPNMENHEKYLKYYKIYKEIADASFPIWENLAQIANE; encoded by the coding sequence ATGAGAAAAAAGCTCTTGGGAATTGACCTTGGTACCGGAGGCTGCAAGACAACGTTCATCGATCTGGACGGAAATATTTGTGCTTCCTCGTTTAAGGAATACCCGTCAGAGCATCACAGGCCCGGATGGTCGGAACAGGATCCCTCCCTTTGGATAAACGCTCTGCTGGATACCGTGAAAGATTGCAAATCGCAAATGTCAGACGGCTTTTCCGGTGTAATCTGCCTGGCCGTCACCGCTTCGACCCACAACGCTGTCCTGCTGGACAAGCACGGCGAAGTCATTCGCAGATGCATCATGTGGAACGACCAGCGAAGCGGAAGCCAGTGCGAAAGCCTGAAACAGCAGTACGACGAAACTATCTTCAGGATTGGCATGCAGCGTCCAACACCTACGTGGACCTTGCCTCAGCTTATGTGGGTGAGGGAGAACGAACCGGAAAACTATGCCAAGATAGACAGGATCATGTTCACAAAGGACTATGTACGTTCCTGGCTGACCGGTGATTTTTGCACCGACGTGGTGGATGCCCAGGGAAGCCTCCTGTATGATGCCAGGGAAATGAAATGGTCACCCGAACTATGCGGAATGATAGGACTTCCCCTTCATACACTGCCGGAAATCAGGCTATCAAAAGAAATAGTCGGCCATGTACAGGCTGAAGCTGCCCGTCTTACAGGCCTGCCTGAAGGACTTCCTGTCATTGCCGGGTGTTCCGATACGGCCGCCGAGGATTTTAGCGCCGGTGCAACCAAGGTGGGGCAGATAATAGTAAAACTCGCGACGGCGGGGAACGTGAACGTTGTTGCAGACATGCCCAATCCCCACAGCAAGACATTTACCTATCCCTACTCGATAGAAGGGCTGTGGTACACCGTTACCGCTACCAACAGCTGTGCTTCGGCCTACCGCTGGCTCCGTGATAGTCTTTACTGCGGTGACAAGGCAGCCTGCGAGAAAAATGGAGAAGAAGTTTACCGTTTGATGGATGAGGAGGCTTCCAGCGTTCCTCTCGGGGCAAGGGGACTTATATTCCACCCGTTCCTTCTCGGGGAGCGATGCCCCTATTTTAACCCCAAAGCCAGAGGAGATTTCTTCGGCCTGAGCATGGTTCATTCAAGGCCGCATTTTGCGAGGGCATTGCTTGAAGGAGTGGCTTTCAGTCTTTATGACTGTCTACAGGTTCTTGCAGATTTCAACAGGAACCTCGAAGATATTGCAATTATTGGCGGTGGAGCAAAGAGTCCTCTCTGGAGTCAGATAATATGCGATGTTTTCGGCCTTGAAGTGAAATTTCCCAGAAATGCTGAATCCTCCTACGGCGGGGCTCTCCTTGCGGGCGTAGGAGCGGGAGTATTTCAATCAGAATATGAGGCTGCAGAAAAATGCATCAAAATGAATAAAACGTATGTGCCGAACATGGAGAATCACGAGAAATATCTGAAATACTATAAGATCTATAAAGAAATTGCGGACGCATCCTTCCCGATTTGGGAGAACCTCGCTCAAATAGCAAATGAGTAA
- a CDS encoding acetamidase/formamidase family protein translates to MNSKNSYTVEKYTDIVGGSSEMCGKVHDGDVLIAETPPGCWGPMITPHLKSGHEVTCPVEVAGTEPGDTVALFVERIEVLSDYAASGTGRKIPENFDKDPSLHAKCPSCGTYYPKTVLKGIGPEAVKCSECGQSIIPQDIANGYTVAIDDATKIAVSLPAEMAQEAARKTERGEVYLPHGSQQNLATILAKSDIEDMIIRSCPMIGNIGCSPAKAMPSSKNSGDLIDSLNKTRLFETVTVSDITDAHMDINTVSEGCVILSPVKIKGAGIYLGDVHLTQGNGELAGHTLDISARVTLRVKVIKGLALEGPVIIPRADLVDKRFQPFSEAEYTTATVLLQKEPGQMEKRFPVQVVGTGQNLNLAIESAVERAAKLTGLPADEIKNLATVCGEVSIGRTSGTVFLTLLLTKTVLEKNGLWEMVKQQFCK, encoded by the coding sequence ATGAATTCCAAGAACTCCTATACTGTCGAAAAATACACCGATATCGTAGGCGGATCCTCAGAAATGTGCGGTAAAGTGCACGATGGAGACGTGCTCATTGCAGAAACCCCTCCGGGATGCTGGGGCCCCATGATAACGCCCCATCTAAAAAGCGGACACGAAGTGACCTGCCCCGTTGAGGTCGCGGGAACCGAGCCCGGCGATACTGTAGCCCTGTTCGTGGAACGCATTGAAGTCCTTTCCGACTATGCGGCCTCAGGAACGGGCAGAAAAATCCCCGAAAACTTCGATAAGGACCCCTCACTCCATGCCAAGTGCCCCTCCTGCGGCACATATTACCCGAAGACGGTTCTAAAAGGTATCGGGCCCGAGGCGGTCAAATGCAGCGAATGCGGACAGAGCATCATTCCTCAGGATATTGCAAATGGCTACACCGTCGCAATAGATGATGCGACAAAAATAGCTGTGAGCCTGCCTGCTGAAATGGCACAGGAAGCGGCAAGGAAAACCGAAAGGGGCGAGGTCTATCTCCCCCATGGATCGCAGCAGAACCTGGCGACCATACTCGCAAAGTCGGATATCGAAGACATGATCATCCGCTCCTGCCCCATGATAGGGAATATAGGCTGCTCCCCCGCAAAGGCCATGCCCTCATCAAAAAATTCGGGTGACCTCATTGATTCTCTCAACAAAACGAGACTCTTCGAAACCGTCACAGTATCGGACATCACCGACGCCCACATGGACATCAACACCGTCAGCGAGGGCTGCGTGATTCTTTCACCTGTAAAGATAAAGGGAGCCGGAATCTATCTCGGCGACGTCCATCTTACCCAGGGGAACGGAGAACTGGCTGGCCATACCCTCGACATCAGCGCCCGGGTCACGCTTCGGGTCAAGGTCATCAAGGGGCTGGCCCTCGAAGGGCCGGTTATCATACCCCGGGCCGACTTGGTGGATAAGCGATTCCAGCCGTTTTCCGAAGCAGAGTACACCACCGCTACCGTCCTTTTGCAAAAGGAACCAGGCCAGATGGAAAAAAGATTCCCCGTCCAGGTGGTCGGCACCGGACAAAACCTAAACCTGGCCATAGAGAGCGCGGTGGAAAGAGCTGCGAAACTGACAGGCCTTCCGGCGGATGAAATCAAAAATCTGGCGACGGTCTGCGGTGAAGTCTCCATCGGTCGAACTTCGGGCACGGTCTTTCTGACACTGTTGCTGACCAAAACCGTCCTGGAAAAAAACGGGCTTTGGGAAATGGTAAAGCAGCAGTTCTGCAAATAG
- the panF gene encoding sodium/pantothenate symporter — translation MQASPVTLMVFACYFVVLIGISVYAYYRRKNAKNFSEEYYVAGRSFGPWIVAFMWATSWTSGGTFIGTPAVYYSMGWTALLWQAGAGVLGMIGMLAIGRRISRFAAEHNCVTLPDLFVERFQSRLMGIIAALSILVFGVAYMVSQYIAAARILETFIGIPYMWAIISFAVIVGLYTTIGGIRGVAYNTLLQGIVMLGGSVVIAFIMVKAAGGLPEITRQLAQLDPNLITPPGPKNFLPLPTAFSTFFILGVAVMAQPHVVTRIFTVKNMMSLKRAGALISLITLVWFMSLFVSALAARALIPQIDVPDRIFPTIVLQYSGNVMAGILLSAPLAAVMSTVSSLIISTSGAIMKDIYQRNFNPNASEKAIKTTSYIATVAISAIVMVLSFNPPKFLQDIVMFAISGFAASFTVPIILGFFWKGGTPMGGLLSMISGFITLLVLYAQSNPNPLGFNPLVWGLVVSAVVMVVVSKVTKPNDSTFMAKIFE, via the coding sequence ATGCAGGCATCTCCAGTCACTCTTATGGTATTCGCATGCTACTTCGTGGTTCTCATCGGTATTTCGGTCTATGCGTACTACAGGCGGAAGAACGCAAAGAACTTTTCCGAGGAATATTACGTCGCCGGGCGGTCTTTCGGTCCCTGGATCGTGGCCTTTATGTGGGCGACCTCATGGACGAGCGGCGGAACCTTTATCGGAACACCCGCAGTCTACTACTCCATGGGATGGACCGCTCTCCTCTGGCAGGCAGGCGCAGGCGTTCTCGGCATGATCGGAATGCTTGCCATCGGCCGGAGGATCTCCCGTTTCGCAGCCGAACACAACTGCGTCACTCTCCCTGACCTCTTCGTTGAACGGTTCCAGAGCCGGCTTATGGGCATCATCGCCGCACTCTCAATCCTTGTCTTCGGCGTCGCCTACATGGTGTCCCAGTATATCGCCGCTGCACGCATTCTCGAGACATTCATCGGCATCCCCTACATGTGGGCAATAATCTCCTTCGCCGTGATAGTGGGCCTCTATACCACCATCGGCGGTATCCGCGGCGTGGCGTACAACACCCTTCTCCAGGGCATCGTTATGCTGGGAGGATCCGTTGTTATCGCGTTCATAATGGTAAAAGCAGCTGGTGGTTTACCCGAGATCACCCGCCAGCTGGCTCAACTTGACCCCAACCTTATCACACCCCCGGGACCGAAGAACTTCCTTCCCCTTCCCACAGCGTTCTCAACGTTCTTCATCCTCGGCGTTGCCGTTATGGCACAGCCTCACGTGGTCACAAGGATTTTCACCGTCAAGAACATGATGTCCCTGAAACGGGCAGGAGCCCTCATCAGCCTGATCACCCTGGTGTGGTTCATGTCACTGTTTGTGAGTGCCCTTGCAGCCCGGGCGCTTATACCCCAGATCGATGTTCCTGACAGAATCTTCCCTACCATAGTGCTCCAATATTCCGGTAACGTCATGGCAGGCATACTGCTTTCGGCGCCCTTAGCAGCAGTCATGTCCACGGTGTCTTCGCTCATCATCTCCACCAGCGGAGCGATAATGAAGGACATCTACCAGCGGAACTTCAACCCCAACGCCAGCGAAAAGGCGATCAAGACGACAAGCTATATCGCGACAGTTGCAATAAGCGCAATAGTCATGGTCCTGTCGTTCAACCCGCCAAAGTTCCTGCAGGACATCGTCATGTTTGCTATTTCCGGCTTCGCAGCGTCGTTCACTGTCCCCATCATCCTCGGGTTCTTCTGGAAGGGCGGCACCCCCATGGGAGGACTCCTGTCCATGATCTCAGGGTTCATTACCCTTCTCGTCCTCTACGCGCAGTCCAATCCGAACCCCCTCGGCTTCAACCCCCTGGTCTGGGGCCTAGTGGTTTCTGCCGTGGTCATGGTGGTCGTAAGTAAGGTCACGAAACCCAACGACAGCACGTTTATGGCAAAGATTTTCGAATAG
- a CDS encoding DUF997 family protein — protein MPKEQVKSTYALSLKEFKFAFSTTMIYILLSCAISYFLGYNKPVEEITIIWGIPSWILFGVVIPWILMVLLTIVYGFFVMEGDEK, from the coding sequence ATGCCAAAGGAGCAGGTAAAAAGCACTTACGCATTGTCTTTGAAAGAATTTAAATTCGCCTTTTCGACAACGATGATCTACATCCTTTTGTCATGCGCGATCTCATACTTCCTGGGATACAACAAACCGGTTGAGGAAATCACCATTATCTGGGGGATTCCCTCATGGATTCTTTTCGGAGTCGTCATCCCCTGGATCCTGATGGTCCTGCTCACCATAGTCTACGGTTTCTTCGTCATGGAAGGAGATGAAAAATAA
- a CDS encoding IclR family transcriptional regulator yields the protein MELLHSAENVLNVLFAWIDNQRNELGLTEISRATGINKSTVYKILLSLRERHLVDLNPDTKKYSLDSRVLELGAFFLKNLNLKDVAHPFLQNLAQQSGKTVTFALRKETHLVFIDRVDGSENVRFYCDIGKVIPYNSGAAAKAVFAYLPEEQIISITRNTEQLFTENTKTWNQMLQEAKIIRERGYSLSDEEVDKGVLAIGAPIFDNIGQVVAGLALAGLKFTISGKELCRMINLSVDCARSISLKMGAPLKDSLFSEWTSSVVSSTKEQH from the coding sequence TTGGAACTTCTACATTCAGCTGAAAACGTATTAAACGTTCTCTTTGCGTGGATTGATAATCAGCGAAATGAACTTGGTCTTACTGAAATAAGCCGTGCTACTGGAATTAATAAGAGCACAGTGTATAAGATCCTTCTTTCCCTCCGTGAACGCCATCTTGTTGACCTAAATCCAGACACGAAAAAATATAGCCTCGATTCTCGAGTCCTCGAACTTGGAGCATTTTTCCTGAAAAATTTAAATTTAAAGGATGTAGCTCATCCATTCCTGCAAAATCTTGCCCAGCAATCTGGAAAAACCGTGACTTTTGCCCTTAGGAAGGAAACCCATCTCGTTTTTATCGATAGGGTTGATGGTTCTGAAAACGTACGCTTTTATTGTGACATCGGAAAAGTAATACCCTACAACAGCGGGGCTGCTGCAAAGGCTGTTTTCGCCTATCTTCCAGAAGAACAGATTATAAGTATTACCAGGAATACCGAACAACTGTTTACGGAAAATACAAAAACCTGGAATCAAATGCTCCAAGAAGCAAAAATAATCCGCGAAAGGGGGTATTCACTGAGTGACGAAGAAGTTGATAAAGGGGTACTCGCAATCGGTGCACCAATCTTTGACAACATCGGACAGGTTGTGGCCGGATTGGCCCTGGCGGGATTGAAGTTCACTATCAGCGGAAAGGAACTTTGTCGAATGATCAACCTATCCGTTGATTGTGCCAGGTCCATATCACTGAAAATGGGAGCTCCCCTAAAGGACTCCCTTTTTTCAGAGTGGACGAGTTCAGTGGTCTCGAGCACAAAGGAACAGCATTGA